TCTTAGTTGAATGCCAAGTTTCCATATTTTCCTCGCATGGACAGGTAAGCTCTATCACAATCACATACCTCCTTTTGTTGGAATAGATAACGAGATCTGGCCTGAGTGATGCTAAAGCAATATGCCCAGGGAAAACAAATCCGTCCTTTAAGTCTGACAAAATCATCCAATCGCAGGCGAGATGTAAAAGACCTGTAAGTTTAGACTTTTTACCAGGAGTGTAGGCACCAGCTTTAACAAACTTAATGTTTTTAGCTGTTTTACAGGTGACGTGATGGACTTACAAAAAGTAGTGAGCAACTCCACAAGTTCTTTTAAAACAGAATCGTGGCGGAATGTATTTCTACCCTGCGCAATAACTAAATGGTTTTTATCCACCAGCCTGTCAATATTTTGACTAAAGAAACATAACATAACGTGAACatccttaaacggataaattgaAAATTATTCTAAATGGAACGTGTTTAAgttaaagcaaaaatttatttgtgcgCCGGGACTTTTgaccctggctgtagctttccacaggCGTTACAGAGCTCTatcactcagccttacacagataaTTGTTGCTGTGGACCTGTCTAATGATAGTATCAGCCTGTCGTAACTGGGGTAATATGCGTGGCTTAGGTTGCAAGAAGCCTTTTTTTTGCCTAAGAAGCgaattcttttcttttattattgGACAGCATTGTGTGACATTTCTTCCCTAACAGGTTTTTGCCACCTTTGTAAACCAGGATGACCAAAAACTAGAGCTGCTTCATTGTAGATAGAGTACAATCCTCTAACTTCGGACATCTTCTAACTTCGGACAGTTTACACTTTACTCCATAAAAATCTCTGTGTAAGCTTCACTGCATTGAAATAGCGCGCGAGAAATTCTAGAAAGATCTGCTGTTCCGTAAAATATAAACATATGCCGCATCGGCGAGatctgttctgtaaattacacacCCATGCTTTATCTTATCAAGGATGCCTAGTGATAATTTATAAGGTTATATTTGTGTTGATCAAggc
The genomic region above belongs to Hydractinia symbiolongicarpus strain clone_291-10 chromosome 4, HSymV2.1, whole genome shotgun sequence and contains:
- the LOC130642232 gene encoding uncharacterized protein LOC130642232 — encoded protein: MSEVRGLYSIYNEAALVFGHPGLQSQNIDRLVDKNHLVIAQGRNTFRHDSVLKELVELLTTFSGAYTPGKKSKLTGLLHLACDWMILSDLKDGFVFPGHIALASLRPDLVIYSNKRRYVIVIELTCPCEENMETWHSTKMSKYNPLENIIKQNGWHIDLFAIEVGARGYCSRSVSSCLKRLGLDRRKTFQAARQLGDMCMKASFCIWVARNTKVWN